The following DNA comes from Athene noctua chromosome 1, bAthNoc1.hap1.1, whole genome shotgun sequence.
TCTGTAACATGCTGGAAGCTGCAAAGTGGGGGtttctcttctttgtttttaCTAGCTAGGTCTCACAGTAGTGTAGTTCCTGTCAAAGCCATTTAATAAGATAATAcactggagttctgtgtccaaaATACCCGTTGTGCTTGATGCCATGAGTGCGGCAGGGGGAAAGGACAGCTTccagctggggcagggggagggctcTTTCTGTCGTCTGTGTGCTACTGTACATCTCTTGTGTGGATTACAAAAGATGCCATTATGATATCTCATCGTATTTAAAGCAAATTGAATAAGTCAGCTTATCATCTTGCTGTGGCCgtgttagaaattatttttagcagGGGGACAGAAGATAGGTCCTTTGTTTTACAAAGTTTCCTTTCAGAACACTGATTTATTTCACTGTAGTAGTCTCGTGTTTCATGAATAGTCCTGTTAATGAGTATTTCTACTGTGAAACAAGGAAATTTGCAGGGGAAGTCTGGCATACAACAGCTCCAAACTGAACTAATGTTGCCATTGCTTTCTAAGTTTGGCTCAGCATGCAGCCCATAAAAGGTAAAAGATAAGGTGTGGGGAGACCAAAACCACACTGGGGAATACATGCTGCATGTGTCTGCATTTGTCTGGCTCTGTACATCTGAAATCCTGCCGTGGAAATGAGAGTGAAGAGTGGTATTTTCAAGTTTGCAGAGCTGATTGGAATGCCAGAAATAATGCAATCAGTGCAGCACTCTTCACTCTCTCTCTGAGGCACATGGCAAAAGAACAAAGGAATTTATAAGAATGAACTAATCACTTCAGTAATGGATGCATTTGTAATCTAAGGTTTATTTTCCTGTGATTGATGGTCAGTATTGCTCTGGAGGGAAActcagggaagggaaggaaggggagagagcTAGAGGAGATTGTCTATTTTTACCCAGTAGCGTGCTGTTGTCCTGATTTCTCTGGCAGTAATGAGGACAGCACGAACTGGTAGGAAGATCACCTCCTCCAAAAACAGTCCTACACAATTGTATCATGCATCTGTCTTTAGGAACTGGTGTCTGATTGCAATCATTTTGAACACAGACTTTTTGTGAACCCAGAGCAACTCTGAGTAGCACTATCACTGGGCTTGTTTTAAAGTTGAGATTCAATATCAATCCTTGCCTGTTTAGCTCTAGATGGCCCAAGAAGTGTCTATCGGTGCTTTTGCAATGCACATTCACACAAGATGGAGAAGTACATCTCAGCTTGAATTTTTGTGACAGCGTTTAGAAAGTAGATCCATGGTGGTTTAAAATGTTCCATGTTAATTTCCTGTGTTTTTGTTTCCATTCTTCCATCTGATTAGAAAGAGGAGAAGGtgataagaaaaattaattaaacttttctgTATTGTGAGTCCTATCTTTCCAATAAACTGGGGGATTGTTTTGTAATATCTTTGGAATACAATCACTGGTTAACAGCACAGTTATCTCTGTGCATAGTAAAGattttcaaaaatgaaagaaggaCAGTGCAGTAAATGCTTTTGGCTTTTTGAAACATGTGCAAAATTTTTCATGAGCTTCAGTGGCTGAGTTTTCATCCCCTAAAGTGAATTCTGAAGTTTTTAGAACTACCTCTGATTTTAAGattgtaaatgtaaatgtaaaaccACAGTATAAAACCGACTGGTAGCAcgctgtttttattttgcatagcaGGAATTTTTTCTGAGTTATTAATTTAATGGAAGCAATTTAAACCAGAAGCAACTTATGAAGATGACGTCCTCTGACTTAACACTGTGTTGGTTTGGACAGCACTCTTTATGGCTGAGAGTGTGATCAGAGGGAGACCTCTAATGGCAGGCCATTTTTAGTTTAAGTTCTGCTCACCGTTATACACAGATTTAAAGCCAATGTGAGAATATGCAAGGGCAAGTCTTCCATGCAGCTCCAGTGATACAATTTCAGGCTGATATTCCAGGCTGAAGCCAACCTGCAACTCACCTACACTTTTCTGCGGTACTGCCTCCATGTGACAGTTATACTCTTTGGAGTACGAAAGCCTTTGACCCACTTTTGATTTCTAAGTATATTTCTACTGTTCTCTCCTACGTCATTTATTACTTTTCTCAATACTTTCCTTCTCATCTCAGGTTAAGTATAGGAGCAAAAATATGCTCTAGTCTGGCTGTGATCAATGAGTTCTCTGGTGAACTCTCTTCTCACCTTTTAGTATTACTATCTTATTTTGTGTTATAATGGTTAAATAACCAGACTTTGATGAAAGTCTAGTCCAGTTAAAATCTTAATTCTCAGTGAAAGAATAAAAGGCTGAGATTATGTTTCAATTAATCTGATAATaaaatttcttgctttttaaaaaaaactttacagaatttttttactATGGTGTATTTCCCTTTGTTGTTATATATTAATACTATATTAGTCCATATTTCTTCTCATGCATACAATTATATTGAAAACTCTCTTCTTTTTTATCTTATTGCTAAAGAAAATTGATGAATCTATATAAGCTAAAACTTCGAAGATAGGCTACTTTCTGCCCTAGAATTGTCAGAGAACTTTACAGTTTGACCATCTTCATAATTTTCAATCTATAGGCACTAAAGATTTGCAAGGATTTGTGAGTCAGAAAATGGTGATTTCTGCATTTATCAATGTTTTGTGGCAAGTTATGCTTTATTTGAAATAAGGTTTAAACTGAGAGTTCTAATAATTCCCATGTACATACTGTGACAGAGATAATCAGACATTTTTTTATCCTCAAATGCTTCCCTCAGTTCTTACTCATTTTACACTGCCGTTAAGGTTTGAGAGATTCCTTATCTTTACTCATTATTGTTTTTAATGTGAAAGAGATAGCTCCATTTGTGGCTATAAAAGATTAATTGGAGGAGCTCAGGTGTTCTGTCTCCTGATATTCAGAAGGAATAACTAAGCAACTCTGAAACTGAGATGGAAACAGGAGCTGGGCCGATGAAATGGATGCCTGTCAAGAGGCAGCATGGGTTAAGTTCTAGCTTATCTGTCTTAGCTATCAGAATGTCAGAGCCTGTAACACTTTCCCATTTTGCTTGCAGGGATAAGCCTCTGtcttaaaaatgtcaaaacagcCAGCGTCACATGTCAAAGCCATTCAGGTAAGAGACAGTATTTATGTTtctaatataataaaataataaatcccAGCCTTCATTGCTTGGCAAACTGGATTTTTGCTCAGACAAAACACCACAAAAGTGCTAACTGGGGATTATTCTTTTAAAGTGAAAAGTTTGGAAGGTATGAAAGCACTGAAAAAGTTTGACCTGAAGAGCATCTTATGATCTGAGCTGATAAAAATCTGGATCAGATAGGTTGGTTGATCGCTTGCTTGCATGTTCTTTCCAGTGTTAGGTTATGCCTGTGGGTAGATCATCTAAGCAAAACATGGTGATACATCTGCATAACTGATCAGCATTATGAGTAAAATTAATTCTTGCAACTATTAGATTTTCTacaaaattaatataattctGGAAGAATTATAGATTGAAAAGATGATGGCATAGGTATTGGAAGTTTTTCATTTCTGCattcctttaggaaaaaaaccataacttccaattttttaaaaatattaaaaaaaaaacaaaaacaaaacaacaaagtaaaatgagagaaatgttggtactttcattaaaaaaattcttgtacATCACATGCCTCCTCAAATGGCATATACTTATAAGGGTGAAGTTGATTGTTACATGCTTGTAAATGAAGCAGCTGGAGAATTATCCCATCACAATGAAGTAGCATCATGAAGAATGTAATTAGCTCATGCTATCATCAATTCTTGTCAAAAGGCCAAAATAACTCCTGAACTGCAGAATTTTACAGAATTCTCATGTACTTTGTGAAATTTTACCCACCAGTTCAGGTTCCCTTGAAATTACATAAGAAACACAAAATGGAATTTCTAAAGACTGATCTGTTCTGTTTCCTCAAGATAATACTAACTCAATGGATTGGAATATCAAGAAGATTATTTATCCAGTGGTTAGACAGCATTCTGAAGTTGCAAGGCACAGTAAAAATGCTAGTTCTCTTTATCATCATCAACTCTACTAGAACAGGCACGCTCTAATGCTCTGATTCAGTTGAAATTAGCAGAAGTTTGTCATTGATTTAACTCAGTTCAAATTTTCATCCCTCTTTTAGAGTGATAATATAAATGCTTGTATGATTAATGAAAAAATGTAGCTAATTTATAGCTCAAAagtatttacattttacatttaaaatccTTAGGCACATACGAACATTTTTAAGGAAtgaatttggtttatttttttctttaaagaagcaattgtagagtcttttttatttttattatgactTTTCAACttctaaatgttaaaaaattGCTTCTAGTCCGTCCATTTTAAAAAGCGCATTACTTTTAAGCACtaagtttaatattttaagaaactttaaTTTTTGCAAAGGTAATTTGAATCATGAGAAAAATTACAGCAGAAACTTTAAAACAAATCTCTTAAACTTTGTGTCAAAGGTTGCTCCAGCAGGGACACTTGCACTTGAATTCATGCCTATTATACTTTGAGCACTCTAAGAACCACGACTCAAAATGTGATGTTACTTTTATACATTGTAATTCATATATTATGATCCTTTGATATTATGTGCTATTATAGTAGGACCCACATCTCCTGGAAAATATACATCATGCTGCAGCAATGGAAATGCAATGACACTTTACTAACTGAAGAATTTCATGGTACTCTGTGTCAGAAGTGGCTTCTTTCTGACTGTATGAGACGTATGTTAAAATCTTCACTTGCCAACAGCCACTAAATACAGATGTGGAAGAGTTAAAGGTAGCAACGGGTTTCCATGAGTAGTTCAGGGAGGAAGAGGACCAAAGTATTGTTTATTCCTGGTAACATTCATTGCTGGCCTCCCCCTCTCAGTGTGTAAAAGGCTGTATAGAGCTCTGACTGAAAATTATTCTACCAACAAACACCACCCTTGGCTTTCCCCATAGGTAAGGATGAGgggttttctaatttttttttttttcaaattacattcagttttctctgttgttcctttattatatttaaaaattgaataCATTTAGTTTGAAGCGGCTTTCCAGCTTATTCAGTCATCCTCCTGGACAGCCAGGGATGACTGTGATGCTGTGAAGAATTTTATCCATAACAGTCCTCAACTCATGCATAGCTGCATGAGTTGTATCCTAATCTGGATAACCTGCCTCTATTCAACATAAAAAAGAACACTAAACAAACAAATCTCTAAATACCAGTTTAATTGAGTCAAACCAGCAATATATGTTATATGTCATGCTTACAGGCATTTTCCTTTGATCTGTTCAGGAAGACCTTAGTAGAGTACATCAGTACATACCTACTTATTATGAAAATTGCAATGACATCCAAACTATGGTAGGCATTTTccaaaaaacaaaggaagatgCAAACCCAATAGTTTTCATAATTAgtatgattaaaaataataatcacacCAGAGAGTCTCTCTAAAGCAATTATAATTTAGGATTTCACTAGTTTGcaacaaaatatttcctgtttaGCATTTTCCTGGACAGGGAACACGCGAGGAAGAGATCACTGAGGCTCATATCTCTGTCCCAGCAGACAGGTGCCAAGAgccttgaaatatattttaaaaacacatttgcaTACTTCTGTTGATCTCACCACAACAGAGTCCTTGCAGACCTACACTGGCATACAGAATTTGGTCCACCCATTATGTGGCTGCTCATCTGCAGGAAGGGACCAGCACTGGATTAAGAGGGAGATTTACAGCTCAGGACTTTGATACCTCTGTTCAGAAATAAGTCATACTTTCATTTCATACTAGAAATATTTTAACTTATAATATGTGTTATCAGATCCAGACAGTGTTAAACTGTGTCTTACAGGCTGCTCATTTTACCAAGTTAATGTTTCATATCTGAGTATGTCTTGTCCAAACTCTGATGTGAATGCCCTTATTACAGGTAAAATAGTACAAACTGCTTTTGTGTGACAGAGATTACTGTGAAAATACTGAAGCAGATCAAAGAGTGGTTTACTTAATTTAATTAGCAGTCTGGCACTTAGAagttaatttttgtttcctgaactGTTTTTAGTCACAGTTGGTCTGTCAATCACAGTAGGAAATGCAAGGGATGGATATCAGAATTGCCATGCTGTGGTATGCCCTGGGTGGCTGTGGGAGGCTGCTTCTGCTTTGATTGACCCCAAGGGGAAGGAATGCCTGAGTTTGAAATGAGCACCAAGAGGAGAGAGAACTCTTAATGTTTCAACTCTGCAAACTTGTGTGACCACGCTAGCGGTAAAGTGCAAAGAAGTTTCATATTCCAAAAAAAGAAGCTGCCTGGAGGTACCAGAGCCTAGTGGGGGAGatgcttaaaatgaaaaatagaaaatctctttttttccacttctaaatGAAATAATGGGTTAAGTACTGTGGGCTGAAAATGCCCTGTCTCCTGGGAACTTAGGAAGTGCAGATGAAAGATTTCACAGTATCTAAACTAATGCTCAGTGAAAAAGCATATGAATACCCAGTTGTCTATAAACTACATGGCCCTACAGACATTTGCCAGCCCTTCTGAAATGGCAGATAACCttgcataaataaaataataggaaatagATAAATAGAATAAAGGGAAAGGTACTTACTTCTTAGCCAAAGGATTCTTAATTTGCTTGATGTTTGATTACAGCTGTCAGAACAGAAGTTGTTACTGAAAACAGTGGGCTGTTTTCCTGTGGTTGTCCAACCTGGGGCACGATCTGCCAAGACCAGGATTTGAGCAGAAGGATGGAATTAGTCATCTTCATTTAACACAAATCAGTCAGATGGTAAACTACAGTAACACAGCTCACTGTTGGAAGGTTCTCTGCTTCCGCTCCGTAACATTACCGATTCACCCCCTGGTTTTACCAGTGGGAGTCATGATATTTTGATGACATTTCCTAGGAGCAGCTTCTCTTCTGAGATAACAAGATAAGAATAGGTATAAATTGTGCATTTAGTTGATCACGctatttgacttttaaaataatccagGCTAAGTCACATCGGGAAATCGATACATTTTAGCTGCTCTTTCCTAAGCAATGTTTTCTGCCATTCTTTTCTCAAAAATCTTTACTTTGAAGGTATCTATTATCAGCTCCAGTAGTTATGGCTACTGGCTTTCTGCCACAGATAAAGGATTGGATTGATGCGTTCATGTGGGTATCATTCTGGAGGGAATTTGCTAAAGCTGGGGGCTAGCCAGCTCTAACCTGTGAGCCTCTGCTGCAGATGGGGCTGGGGTGGCTGGGCAAAACCCAGCAGGGGCTGGAGGGTCAAAAAGCCTTCCTGACTTTTCCCACAGATCTTTGAAACCAAGAGGCGAATTTCTAAGACTAAGGCATTACTTTTGCAGTTTGTAGCACCCATGGGTAAATTTTGTTGGTAAAATCACATCTTAAACACTCATAGCTTAAGCTGGTTCAGGGCAGGCTTTCCTTACTAACTACCTGTGATTAAATGAGGTGAGAACTGGTGCCACTTCGGAAAGGAGAGTGCTCCAGTCATTTGGGTGTTATTTTAGGATATGGGTGATTTACACTTAAATGCTGATTCTGGCACTTGCTCTCTGTTTGATCTTGACCATGTCAAAGCAGACTGAGATGCCTAAAGACACTTTGGTGTCTAGTACTCATTCGTTTAAAGTCCAGTGAAATCAGGGATCATTAGACTAAAATGCAGAACTTCAAAAGCTTTCTAGGTagctttgttttttcactttCCATCTTTAAAATGGAGATGAAACCACTTCTCTTTCCCACGGGAGTGGTGTGATGATACATACATTGAAGGCATAAGTTCTCGGAAAGCATGATAATGTCATACACTTGTTCCACCACTTTTGAATTTTGCCATTTACCAGCTGTATGTTTATTTATCAGTCACTATTATATATGCCTCACAATTTCCTTCTCACAGGCTAATATTAACATTCCAATGGGAGCGTTTCGACCTGGTGCAGGCCACCCGCATAAAAGAAAAGAACTTACACCTGAAGAAGTGGAGGAGGTAAGAaaataagggggagttgatttttttttttttttttccccccaggagAATCCCTGCCATTGATAGCAATCCTAGGCATCACAGCTGAACATGTACTGATCATTCATGTAAATAACTGGCCAGCTATTAAACACTTCATATATATATCTTGTTCTGGTTTTGATGCCAAGGCACCTATAAGAATTTAAACTGCTTCAAAGGTGTGTAGCTCTACTACATAACTGCTGTCAGAAAAAAGAGACAGGATTTCACCAGCAGTATTTATCCAGGTGGGAGTTGATGGGATACATCAGGAAAAGTTACAGAAAGGCTTTGGAAGAATATGCTACTACCTGCTGCCCTGTGGTGGGTTTTACTATCACAATAACAGCTTAACAACATTGGAACAGGTTTTCAAACCTGATGTTTTTTGGAATATTTATCAACAAGGAGAAATTGACTGTGGAGACTCAtacatttacaaattaaaaaccaaaattgtGAACCCATTTACCTGCATAGGGGTGAAAATATCCTGAAAATACATGCCTGTATTTTACAGAGAGTATTTAACACTGAATTTTGAATATGAAGTCAAATTTATACTTTAACCAGCACTGATCACAAAGGTTATGATTAAACACATATTTCTGGATGATATTAAAGCACCTTATTTACCATGAACTTTTATGATAAATAAGAATGAAAACCAATGGTGGAGGAAAAGGTAGTGGGATActccaaataagaaaaaaactcaaGTAAAGGTGGGTACTTACAGCTTCCGAGACAGCTGGCTGAGTTTGTTCATATAGTCCCCACCCAGGAACTGACCCTGCTGGGCCAGAGCTGCGGATGCTCCCTAGAGCCAAGGGCAGGAAAGGCTCAAATCAACCCCGCACAGCCTGGCTACCTCTGGCAGGAATCGGCTTGTGGACTTACCGCCATGCAGGCTGGGCAAAGCTGTTCTGGCTGGAGGGACTCTTGCCCTCACGCATAGCAGAGCTGTGAGGACCAGGAGGGAGGTGGATAGCCACTTCTTTCCAGGTGTGCAGTAGCACTGCTGGTGATTCAGCTCCAAACAAGAAGCAGCCAGATTAGTTTTGAACAAATCATCAGCTCCTGCTGGCCTGACACAGGCACTTAAAATGGTCAGGTTCAGTTATGTAAGAGATAAACCTTCCTATGCTGtctaaatcagatttttttctaaattttgacATATTTGATATAAATAGTGCTCTGTTTACAGAGAACTTTcctgaagaaaacaaacccagGCTGACTTAAATCTTtttacaaagattttaaaaaactaaaaccaaccaTACAATGTGACCTTGAACGCATATTGTGGCTTTCTTGCCTGGAAGGAAATCAAAGCATATTTTCTCCACAGTAATTAAACTGGTGAAGGAATGCATGTTATTAAGCAGAAATTAATATAGCATGTGTGAATTCTGGTAgtatttgagaaataaaataaataactagTGATGATAATTAGATTTGGTTGGGTAATTGAATATTACTTTTCTTCTCAGTTATGTGAACAGTGTATATGTGACAGACATTACAGAAAGTTCTTGGCCCCATTTTTATAGCCAATATGCAATGAAAGCAATGGGAGTAAAGACTATAGAAACAGATCTTGTAACAGGAATAGAATAAAAACGCTACCAGTGAACTTATCTTTTCAGCTTTCTCATCTCATTAAGTTTTGCAATACAGCTTGTGATTCTTTAGATCAGCTTTAGACAAATATAACTTTTGAGAACAGTGCTTAGTGTTTTTCACTATATTTTCAAACCTTGGCAAAGGAGTTGAGGGAAATATGGGTCTTACTCAAAGTGATGGTGGAGTCAGAAGGGAACATGCATTTTTGAAGGTCAGTGGAGTGGGCATGATAACATGCAAAAGAAATGGGGGGTGGGAATTTCATAAAATCATTCTTCTTCAGTCAGAGCATTTCCATGAAGTTATTTGTTAACTCCTGTCGTATATCTAAGTCACTCTTCAGATTTCTTCAATAAAACTGAAGGCCAAGGTCTGATCTCAGTTGTGCGTTGCACACAGAGTCATTGATATGGGGGAATGCAGTCCTAAATAGCACACACCTGAGACAATTTATGGAGTTCAAAGTCTCCAAAATGTGGTCAAAGTTTGCACTGTTTGTAGAAGAAATGGTATTGTAGATGACTTGTAACAGTATTTTTACCACAGTATCTGCTATGGGGGGTTGGGGAATGGTAGTTTTTCGCAATTATTCAGATTAGTTAATCATGCAAGAAAATAGTCAAAGGAAAGAACAATACAAGCTCATGGCTCAAGGATCAGATAGGAAGAAAATAGGCTTTCTAAAATTCCTTGTTTATTTGCTACATTGCAAAAAGTCTACTTCCTAATTAGCAGGGGGTCCTTtagccaacagaaaaaaaaaaaaagaagggtttaCTGGCCAATAATATagctttgtaattttaaaaataaaataaaatattaagaattgACTCTTCAAGTTCAATACGCCTTTCCAAAAAGGGTGGCTAATAATTCTAAATACTGAATTAACTCCAGAAAGGCCATTCTAAAAGGACATTcacaatcaaaaaagaaaaaaaaaattaattgtgaaattatttacagtaaaatattaatttatttctaaacctACATGATTCCCCCTCTATGCCAGCTTTATAAAATTCAGAACAGGTTGAATGAACCTTAAACTCCCTACTGGAAAACTACTCCTTCAAAACATTACTCAGTCTAGAATAGAAATTTTCTGAAACACATGCTGTACCTCACCTAGGAGAAATAGTACAGCTAAGGAAGTACCAAGGGCTGAAATACTGTGGTCCATTGGGAAATTAGCTGAGATGTTCACGATTGTGTAAGTGCTGTATTTTTACAGTGTCAGCAAAATAGCTGTCAGGCACTACCGTAATTcaaacataaaatgacaaaaaccCTCTGGTCTTAAAAAAGAGGTTAAGAAAAATTAAGCATCAACTCAAACTCAACTTGAACGGAGGTCCATAACCTACTATACTAATTTTCTTATTAAGTCCTATCTATTCTGGAGACCATAATCTATTATCATAGCTCTTCAGAGCTGCAGAAGCGCATGATGGTTTTCCTCCTCAATTGGCTGGCAACTATGAGACTCCGAAATAAATTAGATGATAAAAATggttattctgctttttttcccctaaaatatgAAAAACCTGGTAGTTGCCTTTAATACTCCACTCAGTTAGTTTACTGCTAATGGTCTGACACTGTAAATGCTTACTCATTTACCAAAAGATCCACATTCCCCTGCAATGAGcaccttcaattttttttttttttcagaatgctttTAGACATTTTAGACAACAGCCAACAAAATAACATATCTCTTTCTGTCCTCCCCCTTGCCCCCTCTCCCCAGTTTCCATTGGGATTGCATTTAGTATAAAAACATCCTTTCCTGTTTCTCAAATAACTGACCTATGCTCATGCTCAAGAGATTGCTACTGCAGCAGTAAGGTCACTGGTATCCTTTCGTGCAGAGTGTTCCTGCTTTGCcagaggaggagaaagacaaGAAACATCTCCCAGGAGCTAAGAAACTTCCAGGTCCTGCTGTCAACTTGTCAGAGATTCAAAACATAAAGAGCGAGCTGAAATTTGTCCCCAAAGCTGAACAGTAGCTGGAACAAGCAGGTGAGTAAAAGAGAGGTTCTTTGTGTGGCTCTAGGAGAAGCAGGCTGATCCAGAAACCTCTTTGTGTCAAAAGATGGCTTTCCAATTACTTCAGAGGACCCGGAAAAACACCctgtatttcaaaggcaaaatataaGAAGGTCATAAACATTGGAATTCTCTGTTATTTCAAACATGAAACATGTAGGAAACTATATCCAATGATATATGGCACCCATCAACAGGCCTAACAAAAAGTATTTCA
Coding sequences within:
- the SMPX gene encoding small muscular protein; the encoded protein is MSKQPASHVKAIQANINIPMGAFRPGAGHPHKRKELTPEEVEESVPALPEEEKDKKHLPGAKKLPGPAVNLSEIQNIKSELKFVPKAEQ